The Chloroflexota bacterium nucleotide sequence GAGGAGGGGGACCCAAAAGGGCCAATAGGTCCGGTCCCAGATGTGAATGGCCAAGCGACAGCGTATCCGAATCAAACTGAAGGCTTACGACCATCGGCTTCTGGATCAATCTGCCAAGCGCATTGTGGAAACCGCGGAGAGGGCCGGGGCTGCCGTTGTTGGCCCTGTCCCGTTGCCCACGAAGATCGAGAGGTTCACGGTCAATCGGTCACCTTTCATCGATAAGGATTCCCGTGAGCAATTGGAAATCCGCACCCACAAGCGTTTGATTGATGTGATCGAGCCCAGCCAGAAGGCAATTGAGATGCTGATG carries:
- the rpsJ gene encoding 30S ribosomal protein S10, which translates into the protein MAKRQRIRIKLKAYDHRLLDQSAKRIVETAERAGAAVVGPVPLPTKIERFTVNRSPFIDKDSREQLEIRTHKRLIDVIEPSQKAIEMLMKLNLPAGVDIEIKL